Proteins from one Oenanthe melanoleuca isolate GR-GAL-2019-014 chromosome 1, OMel1.0, whole genome shotgun sequence genomic window:
- the KEL gene encoding kell blood group glycoprotein: MSTVPQTCDQELRADAKKERCLQGKSLLLCALLFSTLLGFTLLITYLVMTCALGSCDAESDLALLESLLNSRNDTVNPCENFYKYACSRWEGKQSSRAREESLNVFDVLLEENLLILKRLLESSQFGIRGSAKEKAIQFYRSCMDIERIESQGAQPLKDLLYQVGGWHNTGVRETKDFNETLQILMSRYSTFPFFRIHVGPSPFDPKTNIIQIDHPEFDIPLESEFKEKNYLEVLRVYLSYLKKLGVLLGWTEDGPPDSFSLTLSFISNLQRFVTPLQKRQQRGMLFFRTTIRELQEKAPAIDWLGCLKAVFHPVPMNLSQPIAVHDMDYLSNMSQLIEEWHKERVLHIYMIVCLVGNLSPALDSQFQDARLDLYKILYGKMGSRMIPPERWRKCLTDTSSFFEPVLGKMIVQEIFPEQTKKFAEQMFSVVQDTLCDRLDQVEWMDEQSRRNAKALVSKLQVEIGYPAHILQTDKVNLEYQNLEINGDTFFLNVVACLKVQRENSYLKLLQHYPQQNWHVHPWSVHSYYSIRDHMVVFPAGMFRRPFFHMEFPSAVNFGAIGVFMAHEILHSFYGYVLPEGCLECNRSALQRSIDCLVEQYESYSLNVNGTFTLLENTADTGGLAVAYQAYKNWLKKHKEKDLPEIGLSHDQLFYLSFAHAMCGHQDPEKLQSSLDTDPHSPLPLRVCGPVSNSQDFSKSFQCPRGSPMNPENKCRIW, encoded by the exons ATGAGCACTGTTCCACAG ACCTGTGAccaggagctgagagcagatGCAAAGAAAGAACGATGCCTTCAGGGGAAAAGCCTCCTTCTGTGTGCACTTCTTTTCAGTACTCTCCTTGGCTTTACATTGCTTATCACCTACCTCGTCATGACTTGTGCTCTAG GATCCTGTGATGCTGAATCAGACCTTGCTCTATTGGAAAGTCTTCTGAATTCTAGGAATGACACTGTAAACCCTTGTGAGAACTTCTACAAATATGCCTGTAGCAGATGGGAAGGCAAACAGTCAAGCAGAGCCAGAGAAGAATCACTAAATGTATTTGATGTGTTGCTGGAAGAAAACCTGTTGATCCTGAAAAGGCTTTTAG AAAGTTCACAGTTTGGGATAAGAGGCTCAGCCAAGGAGAAAGCAATACAATTTTATCGTTCCTGCATGGATATTGAACGAATAGAATCCCAAGGAGCTCAGCCATTGAAGGACCTCCTATATCAG GTTGGTGGATGGCATAACACAGGTGTGAGGGAAACAAAAGATTTTAATGAAACTCTTCAGATTCTCATGAGCAGATACAGCACCTTTCCATTTTTTAGAATCCACGTGGGACCTAGTCCTTTTGACCCCAAGACCAATATTATTCAG ATTGACCATCCTGAGTTTGATATTCCACTTGAGAGTgaattcaaagagaaaaattatcttGAG GTTCTCCGTGTGTATCTTTCATATCTGAAGAAACTGGGAGTCCTACTTGGATGGACAGAGGATGGTCCCCCTGATTCCTTTTCCCTGACCTTGTCCTTCATCTCTAACCTCCAGCGATTTGTCACTCCACtgcagaaaaggcagcagagggggATGCTGTTCTTTCGCACCACCATTAGGGAGCTGCAG GAAAAGGCACCTGCTATTGACTGGCTGGGATGTCTCAAGGCTGTCTTCCATCCTGTGCCAATGAACCTCTCTCAGCCAATTGCAGTGCATGACATGGATTACTTAAGCAACATGTCACAGCTCATTGAGGAATGGCACAAGGAAAG GGTCCTTCACATTTATATGATTGTTTGTCTGGTTGGGaatctctccccagccctggacaGTCAATTCCAAGATGCACGCCTGGACCTGTATAAGATCCTCtatggaaaaatgggatctAGAATG ATCCCACCTGAGCGATGGAGGAAGTGCTTGACTGATACCAGCTCTTTCTTTGAGCCAGTTCTAGGGAAGATGATTGTGCAAGAAATTTTCCCTGAGCAGACCAAGAAATTT GCTGAGCAGATGTTCTCTGTGGTCCAAGATACCCTCTGTGACCGCCTCGACCAGGTGGAGTGGATGGATGAACAGAGTCGCCGAAACGCTAAAGCCTTG GTATCCAAACTACAAGTGGAGATTGGTTATCCAGCTCACATACTCCAGACTGACAAAGTGAACCTGGAATACCAGAAT CTGGAGATAAATGGAGACACTTTTTTCCTCAATGTGGTGGCTTGCTTGAAAGTACAGAGAGAAAATTCCTACCTGAAGCTCCTTCAGCATTACCCACAGCAAAA CTGGCATGTGCATCCCTGGAGTGTGCATTCATACTATTCAATCAGAGACCACATGGTGGTCTTTCCAGCTGGAATGTTCCGCAGACCTTTTTTCCACATGGAATTTCCCAG cgCTGTGAATTTTGGAGCCATCGGGGTCTTCATGGCACATGAAATTCTTCACTCATTCTATGGTTATG TGTTGCCTGAGGGCTGTCTTGAATGCAACAGGAGTGCACTACAAAGATCCATAGACTGCTTGGTTGAGCAGTATGAAAGTTACAGCCTTAATGTCAATGGCACCTTCACACTGTTGGAGAACACAGCTGACACTGGAGGGCTCGCCGTCGCTTACCAG GCCTATAAGAACTGGCTGAAAAAGCACAAAGAGAAGGATTTACCTGAGATTGGACTTTCACATGATCAACTTTTCTACCTCAGTTTTGCTCAT GCAATGTGTGGACACCAGGATCCAGAGAAGCTCCAGTCTTCCCTGGACACAGATCCACATAGTCCCTTGCCACTTCGTGTCTGTGGGCCTGTCAGCAACAGCCAGGACTTTTCCAAGAGCTTCCAATGTCCCAGGGGATCCCCAATGAACCCAGAAAACAAATGCCGCATCTGGTAA